The following are from one region of the Thiocapsa rosea genome:
- the mdoH gene encoding glucans biosynthesis glucosyltransferase MdoH: protein MKGVSSGGRTDPAYRRALFFSLVLLTTLGAMSLLSGVFQDGGITPLELALLLLYAILILWISASFWTAAIGFIRLLFREKDPRPSAGAGVPAPGMGVKTALVMPVYNEDPERVFAGLRAIDRSLQEIGQAEGFEIFVLSDTRDPDIWVEEELQWRKWAVEAGLPERIFYRNRVENTSRKSGNLADFCRQWGGRYRYMIVLDADSLMSAETLVEMVARMERNPDVALIQVPPVPVNRVSLFARVLQFASSLYGRIFVAGLSYWQGDTSNYWGHNAIIRVQAFADHCGLPELPGREPFGGEILSHDFVEAALLRRAGWKVWLADDLGGSFEEIPPTLIDYAKRDRRWCQGNLQHARLVFAGGFRPLNRVHLAMGVMSYMASPLWLLFLLLTGVQAYLNSLDVPVYFFGDYLLPIWPVSYVVEMATVLWVTLAMLFLPKLFALVLLAARPHLGAAHGGLPRATLSVVLESLLSVLYAPVLMLFQSKFVASILLRKVVGWPPQQRGDRGTGLTEAVGAHGGQTLLAVGAGLLTYFYVPAFFWWFTPVLAGLLLAIPVSMATSRVWPGERARALGLFLTPEEHRPPRVLELLTEQMKNTGSALCSADAGSGEVGSGEQGSEEIVGDLWYRAVIDPCAYALHASLLPEEIPNRRRRHYLEGLIFQLQDEGPDSLSAAEKRVLLSHRDGLEELHLLLWSAPAGPAGVQAPSPQPS, encoded by the coding sequence ATGAAAGGCGTCTCTTCGGGCGGGCGCACCGACCCCGCGTATCGTCGGGCTCTCTTCTTCTCACTGGTGCTGTTGACCACGCTGGGTGCCATGAGTCTGCTCAGCGGCGTCTTCCAGGATGGCGGCATCACCCCGCTCGAACTCGCGCTCCTGCTGCTCTACGCGATCTTGATCCTCTGGATCAGCGCCTCCTTCTGGACCGCCGCCATCGGTTTCATCCGCCTGCTCTTCCGGGAGAAGGACCCTCGCCCGAGTGCAGGCGCCGGCGTGCCGGCGCCCGGCATGGGTGTCAAGACAGCCCTGGTCATGCCTGTCTACAACGAGGACCCCGAGCGGGTCTTCGCGGGTCTGCGCGCCATCGACCGATCGCTGCAGGAGATCGGACAGGCCGAGGGTTTCGAGATCTTCGTGCTCAGCGACACGCGCGACCCCGACATCTGGGTCGAAGAAGAGCTGCAATGGCGAAAATGGGCCGTCGAGGCGGGCCTGCCCGAGCGCATCTTCTATCGCAACCGGGTCGAGAACACGAGCCGCAAGAGCGGCAACCTAGCCGATTTCTGTCGCCAGTGGGGCGGGCGTTATCGGTACATGATCGTGCTCGACGCCGACAGTCTCATGTCCGCCGAGACCCTCGTGGAGATGGTCGCGCGCATGGAGCGCAATCCGGATGTGGCGCTGATCCAGGTCCCGCCGGTGCCGGTCAACCGGGTCTCGCTGTTTGCGCGCGTCCTGCAGTTCGCCAGCAGCCTCTACGGGCGTATCTTCGTCGCGGGGCTGAGCTACTGGCAAGGCGATACCAGCAATTACTGGGGGCACAACGCCATCATCCGGGTCCAGGCGTTCGCGGACCATTGCGGTCTGCCCGAACTGCCGGGGCGCGAGCCGTTCGGCGGCGAGATCCTGAGCCACGACTTCGTCGAGGCCGCGCTCCTGCGGCGCGCCGGTTGGAAGGTCTGGCTGGCCGACGATCTGGGCGGGAGCTTTGAGGAGATCCCCCCGACCCTGATCGACTATGCCAAGCGCGACCGCCGCTGGTGCCAAGGTAACCTCCAGCACGCCCGGCTCGTCTTCGCGGGTGGCTTCAGGCCCTTGAATCGGGTCCATCTGGCGATGGGCGTGATGTCCTACATGGCCTCGCCGCTGTGGCTCCTGTTTCTGCTGCTCACGGGCGTGCAGGCGTATCTGAACAGCTTGGATGTGCCGGTGTATTTCTTCGGGGACTATCTGCTCCCGATCTGGCCCGTCTCCTATGTGGTCGAGATGGCCACGGTCCTCTGGGTGACGCTGGCCATGCTCTTTCTGCCGAAGCTGTTCGCCTTGGTGCTGCTCGCCGCGCGCCCGCACTTGGGGGCCGCCCACGGCGGATTACCGCGCGCCACGCTCAGCGTCGTACTCGAGAGTCTGCTGTCGGTTCTCTATGCCCCGGTGCTCATGCTCTTCCAGAGTAAGTTCGTCGCCTCGATCCTACTGCGCAAGGTCGTCGGTTGGCCGCCGCAGCAGCGGGGTGATCGCGGGACTGGGCTGACGGAGGCGGTCGGCGCCCACGGCGGCCAGACCCTGCTCGCAGTGGGGGCAGGGCTGCTGACCTATTTTTACGTCCCGGCCTTCTTCTGGTGGTTTACGCCTGTTTTGGCCGGACTCCTTCTCGCGATCCCGGTTTCCATGGCGACCAGTCGGGTGTGGCCCGGCGAGCGGGCGAGGGCGCTCGGACTTTTCTTGACGCCCGAGGAGCACCGCCCGCCGCGCGTCCTTGAGCTGCTGACCGAACAGATGAAGAACACCGGAAGCGCCCTGTGCTCGGCGGACGCCGGTTCGGGTGAGGTTGGCTCGGGTGAACAGGGCTCGGAGGAGATCGTCGGCGATCTCTGGTATCGCGCCGTGATCGATCCCTGCGCCTATGCGCTCCACGCCTCGCTCTTGCCGGAAGAGATCCCCAACCGGCGGCGCAGGCATTATCTCGAGGGTCTGATCTTCCAGCTCCAGGACGAGGGGCCGGACAGCCTGAGCGCGGCTGAAAAACGGGTGCTCCTCTCGCATCGCGACGGTCTCGAGGAGCTGCATCTGTTGCTGTGGTCGGCGCCGGCCGGTCCGGCCGGCGTACAGGCGCCATCCCCGCAGCCGAGCTGA
- a CDS encoding Hsp70 family protein, which translates to MSHYRYAVGIDLGTTHCALSFVDSDKSEGENIVQGLVSIPQLIGPGSVEARPLLPSCLYLPHPDELKAADLGLPWQTDLTRICGEMARNQGTTTPIRLVSSAKSWLCHPDVDRKSAILPAGAPDEIPRISPFDATVHYLAHLRDAWNGQFPYDQLSRQEVTVTVPASFDPAARELTAEAARAIGIEHLVLLEEPQAALYSWVNDTKGAWRHEVRVGDIILVVDVGGGTTDLSLIAVTEQDGALELTRVAVGEHILLGGDNMDLTLAHLLKQKLAKTGVDLDRWQLQALTHGCRIAKESLLADPDLESMPVVVPSRGSRLIGGSIRTELTREEVSSTLIEGFFPAVAADSRPAVRARGAITKVGLPYAQDPAVTRHLAAFLGRQTGATEDLQGFVAQTPGASFLHPTAVLFNGGVFKAPVLQERVLEVLNQWLAAEDAAQARLLDARDLDLAVARGAAFYAHVRRHGGVRIRGGTSHSYYVGVESAMPAIPGMEPEIQALCLVPFGLEEGSGPVAPPQEFGLVVGEPVRFRFFGSSVRREDEVGELLEEWREEELEELAEIQTVLPAKDHKKGEVVAVRLQATVTEVGTLELTAIPVDAPDEHWNVAFNTRGGGV; encoded by the coding sequence GTGAGCCACTATCGCTACGCCGTCGGCATCGATCTGGGCACCACCCATTGCGCCCTGTCGTTCGTGGATTCGGACAAGAGCGAGGGCGAGAACATCGTCCAGGGCCTCGTCTCCATCCCGCAGCTCATCGGCCCCGGCTCCGTCGAGGCCCGTCCTTTGCTGCCGTCCTGTCTCTATCTGCCGCATCCGGACGAGCTCAAGGCCGCGGACCTGGGCCTGCCCTGGCAGACCGACCTCACCCGCATCTGCGGCGAGATGGCCCGCAACCAGGGCACGACGACGCCGATCCGTCTGGTCTCGAGCGCGAAGAGCTGGCTCTGTCATCCGGACGTCGACCGCAAGTCCGCGATCCTGCCGGCCGGTGCACCGGACGAGATCCCGCGCATCTCGCCGTTCGATGCCACCGTGCATTACCTCGCCCATCTGCGCGATGCCTGGAACGGGCAGTTTCCTTACGACCAGCTCAGTCGTCAGGAGGTCACGGTCACGGTGCCGGCTTCCTTTGATCCGGCTGCGCGCGAGCTGACCGCGGAGGCGGCCCGTGCGATCGGTATCGAGCACTTGGTCCTGCTCGAAGAGCCACAGGCGGCGCTCTACTCCTGGGTGAACGATACCAAGGGCGCTTGGCGGCACGAGGTGCGGGTCGGCGACATCATCTTGGTGGTCGACGTCGGCGGCGGGACCACCGACCTTTCGCTGATCGCGGTCACCGAGCAGGACGGGGCACTCGAGCTGACCCGCGTCGCCGTCGGCGAGCACATCCTGCTCGGCGGCGACAACATGGACCTGACCCTCGCCCATCTGTTGAAACAAAAGCTGGCGAAGACCGGCGTGGACCTGGATCGTTGGCAGCTGCAGGCATTGACGCACGGCTGCCGCATCGCCAAGGAGTCACTGCTGGCCGATCCGGACCTGGAGAGCATGCCGGTCGTGGTCCCGAGCCGCGGCTCGCGACTGATCGGCGGCAGCATCCGCACCGAACTCACCCGCGAGGAGGTCAGCTCGACCCTGATCGAGGGCTTTTTCCCGGCGGTCGCCGCCGACAGTCGCCCGGCCGTCCGCGCGCGCGGCGCGATCACCAAGGTCGGTCTGCCCTACGCGCAGGACCCGGCCGTGACGCGTCATCTGGCTGCCTTCCTCGGCCGACAAACCGGGGCGACCGAGGACCTGCAGGGTTTCGTCGCCCAGACGCCGGGCGCGAGCTTCCTGCATCCGACCGCCGTGCTCTTCAACGGCGGCGTTTTCAAGGCACCGGTTCTGCAGGAGCGCGTCCTCGAGGTGCTCAACCAATGGTTGGCCGCCGAGGACGCAGCCCAAGCACGACTCTTGGACGCACGGGACCTGGACCTGGCCGTCGCCCGCGGGGCCGCCTTCTACGCCCATGTCCGGCGCCACGGCGGGGTGCGCATCCGCGGCGGCACGAGCCACTCCTATTATGTCGGTGTGGAGAGCGCCATGCCGGCCATCCCCGGCATGGAGCCCGAGATCCAGGCGCTCTGCCTGGTGCCGTTCGGACTCGAAGAGGGCTCGGGTCCGGTCGCCCCGCCGCAGGAGTTCGGTCTGGTGGTCGGCGAGCCGGTGCGCTTCCGTTTCTTCGGCTCGAGCGTCCGGCGCGAGGACGAGGTCGGCGAGCTGCTCGAGGAGTGGCGCGAAGAGGAGCTCGAGGAACTCGCCGAGATCCAGACCGTCTTGCCCGCGAAGGATCACAAGAAAGGCGAGGTCGTCGCGGTCCGGCTTCAGGCCACGGTGACCGAGGTCGGCACGCTGGAACTGACGGCGATCCCGGTCGACGCACCGGACGAGCATTGGAACGTGGCGTTCAACACGCGTGGTGGCGGAGTCTGA
- a CDS encoding DUF2760 domain-containing protein: MGSATPSFFRRALIAFTSFKRILKDPGFARAVGALAKGDAGHALARPAAVPLASAAPDSALLLLGLLQREGRLVDFLQEDLKGASDQEIGAAARIVHQGCRGVLSAHLKIAPVREEPEGSRVVLAPGFDASANRPTGNVVGDPPFQGTLVHRGWRVTQMDLPKTTGGHDLRILAAAEVEL, from the coding sequence ATGGGCTCAGCAACGCCTTCCTTTTTCCGGAGGGCCCTCATCGCCTTCACCAGCTTCAAACGTATCTTGAAGGATCCGGGCTTCGCCCGCGCCGTCGGGGCGCTCGCCAAAGGCGACGCCGGGCACGCCTTGGCGCGGCCCGCCGCGGTGCCCTTGGCGAGCGCGGCGCCGGATTCAGCCTTGCTCCTGCTCGGTTTGCTGCAGAGAGAGGGGCGCTTGGTGGACTTTCTGCAAGAAGACCTCAAGGGCGCCTCCGATCAGGAGATCGGCGCTGCCGCACGGATCGTCCATCAGGGCTGTCGGGGTGTCCTGAGCGCACATTTGAAGATCGCGCCGGTGCGCGAGGAGCCCGAGGGCAGCCGCGTTGTCCTGGCGCCCGGTTTCGACGCCTCGGCCAATCGACCGACCGGCAATGTCGTCGGCGATCCGCCGTTCCAGGGGACGCTGGTGCATCGCGGCTGGCGGGTTACGCAGATGGATCTCCCCAAGACCACCGGCGGACATGATCTGCGCATCCTCGCCGCCGCGGAGGTGGAGCTGTGA
- a CDS encoding DUF2934 domain-containing protein, which translates to MHPTNFQAPGAPTTDERRKMVEIAAYFLAEHRGFAPGEADSDWHRAEKAIDAMIADGLAGGLTHGLTRGLSSDSVHRAEVSEGIRNALKLGGGLSG; encoded by the coding sequence ATGCACCCGACGAACTTTCAGGCGCCCGGCGCGCCGACCACGGATGAGCGCCGCAAGATGGTCGAGATCGCGGCCTATTTTCTCGCCGAGCATCGGGGTTTCGCCCCGGGCGAGGCGGATTCCGACTGGCACCGGGCCGAGAAGGCGATCGACGCCATGATCGCGGATGGACTCGCCGGCGGACTCACCCACGGACTCACCCGGGGACTCAGTAGCGACTCGGTGCATCGTGCGGAGGTGTCCGAGGGGATCCGCAACGCGCTCAAGCTCGGCGGCGGACTGTCGGGTTGA
- a CDS encoding VanZ family protein — MLVFMPEGVFRRGFQLALWGCALVVAWLAFAPFAEPAGFSWDKANHVLAFFVMAALADGGYPGRDRELPRWGLLLGYGLVIELVQWPLPYREFSWLDLVANLVGVLLYMGLRAWVGWRVRHARGPARSRR; from the coding sequence ATGTTGGTCTTCATGCCGGAGGGCGTGTTTCGGCGAGGCTTTCAGCTGGCACTCTGGGGTTGCGCCCTGGTGGTGGCCTGGCTTGCGTTCGCGCCGTTCGCCGAGCCTGCGGGCTTCTCGTGGGATAAGGCCAACCACGTGCTGGCCTTTTTCGTCATGGCTGCGCTGGCGGACGGCGGCTATCCGGGTCGCGACCGTGAGTTGCCGCGCTGGGGGCTGCTGCTGGGCTACGGGCTCGTCATCGAGTTGGTGCAGTGGCCACTGCCCTATCGCGAGTTCTCCTGGCTCGACCTGGTCGCGAACCTCGTCGGCGTCCTGCTCTATATGGGCCTTCGCGCCTGGGTCGGCTGGCGCGTTCGACACGCGCGCGGGCCGGCTCGCAGCCGGAGGTGA
- the msrA gene encoding peptide-methionine (S)-S-oxide reductase MsrA — translation MAIETATLGGGCFWCLEAAFQGVEGVQSVVSGYAGGPGAHPTYHQVCTGTTGHAEVVEISFDGTRIDFETLLEVFFAIHDPTTLNRQGADVGSQYRSVIFYHSDTQREIAERVIARLNAEGLWPDPIVTQVQPAPTFYPAEAYHQDYYRRNTSQGYCQVVISPKLAKLRARHAALLSN, via the coding sequence ATGGCGATTGAAACAGCGACACTCGGCGGCGGATGCTTTTGGTGCTTGGAGGCGGCCTTTCAGGGCGTCGAGGGCGTGCAGTCCGTGGTCTCCGGATATGCCGGAGGCCCCGGCGCGCACCCGACCTATCATCAAGTCTGCACGGGCACGACCGGGCATGCCGAGGTGGTCGAAATCAGTTTCGACGGCACCCGGATCGACTTCGAGACACTCCTCGAGGTCTTCTTCGCGATCCACGACCCCACGACCCTGAATCGGCAGGGTGCGGATGTCGGCAGCCAGTACCGCTCGGTGATCTTTTATCATTCGGATACGCAACGCGAGATCGCCGAGCGGGTGATCGCGCGTCTGAACGCCGAAGGCCTCTGGCCGGACCCCATCGTCACGCAGGTCCAGCCCGCCCCGACCTTTTACCCGGCTGAGGCGTATCATCAGGACTATTACCGCCGCAATACGAGCCAGGGCTACTGCCAGGTCGTCATCTCGCCCAAGCTCGCCAAACTCCGTGCGCGCCATGCCGCCCTCTTGTCCAATTAA
- a CDS encoding HAD family hydrolase — protein sequence MPDSSVRLITLDLDDTVWPCVPVIQAAEEAFHDWLVRHAPRLAEAHDLASMRRHRRELMDAMPEIAHDLGQIRRRSLAMLLESFDYAVGLAEEALALFDEHRNRVEPFDDVPPVLRTLSARYRLVSLTNGTANPEATPLRGLFERSITAADAGAAKPHPALFMRALEHAGCEPSQCLHLGDDPWMDVEGARAVGMTAVWVNRYGRSWPDDLPPPALTVTTLHQLLDWLDAEPQHDPR from the coding sequence ATGCCCGATTCATCCGTTCGACTCATCACCCTGGACCTGGACGACACCGTCTGGCCGTGCGTGCCCGTCATTCAGGCCGCCGAGGAGGCGTTTCACGACTGGCTGGTCCGACACGCCCCGCGTCTGGCCGAGGCCCACGATCTGGCGAGCATGCGCCGTCACCGCCGCGAACTCATGGATGCCATGCCCGAGATCGCGCACGACCTGGGGCAGATCCGTCGCCGCTCGTTGGCCATGCTGCTGGAGTCCTTCGACTATGCGGTGGGGCTGGCCGAGGAGGCGCTGGCGCTGTTCGACGAGCACCGCAATCGTGTCGAGCCCTTCGATGACGTACCCCCGGTGCTGCGGACGTTGTCCGCGCGTTACCGCTTGGTGTCGCTCACCAACGGCACCGCCAACCCCGAGGCGACGCCACTGCGCGGGCTGTTCGAGCGCAGCATCACGGCCGCGGATGCGGGTGCCGCCAAGCCCCATCCGGCGCTCTTCATGCGAGCACTCGAGCACGCCGGTTGCGAGCCGAGTCAGTGTCTGCACCTCGGCGACGACCCCTGGATGGATGTCGAAGGGGCACGCGCGGTCGGGATGACCGCCGTCTGGGTCAATCGCTACGGGCGGAGCTGGCCGGACGATCTACCGCCGCCCGCCCTGACGGTGACGACCCTTCATCAACTTTTGGATTGGCTCGACGCCGAGCCGCAGCACGACCCGAGGTAA
- the tgt gene encoding tRNA guanosine(34) transglycosylase Tgt — translation MDFDLLANDGLARRGRLRFMRGTVETPAFMPVGTYGTVKAMTPEELTDLGAEIVLGNTFHLMLRPGTEIIRRCGDLHGFMHWERPILTDSGGFQVFSLGELRKITEEGVHFRSPVDGSPVFLSPEISMQVQRTLGSDIVMIFDECTPYPADETQARTSMALSLRWAARSREAHGENPSALFGIVQGGMHEGPRAESLDGLMTIGFDGYAVGGLSVGETEAERLRILDFLADKLPADRPRYLMGVGTPEDIVAAVGRGIDMFDCVMPTRNARNGDLFTHQGKVRIRNAAHRTDEGPVDPLCDCYCCRHYSRAYLHHLDKCKEILGARLQTIHNLHYYQTLMRGLREAIAAGRYGAFVSEFEALRATPAPA, via the coding sequence ATGGATTTCGATCTCCTGGCCAACGACGGATTGGCCCGGCGCGGCCGTTTGCGCTTCATGCGCGGGACGGTGGAGACGCCGGCCTTCATGCCGGTCGGGACCTACGGGACCGTCAAGGCGATGACCCCGGAGGAGCTGACGGATCTCGGGGCCGAGATCGTCCTGGGCAACACCTTCCACCTGATGCTGCGTCCCGGCACCGAGATCATCCGCCGCTGCGGCGATCTGCACGGCTTCATGCACTGGGAGCGGCCCATCCTGACGGATTCGGGCGGCTTCCAGGTCTTCAGCCTGGGCGAGCTGCGCAAGATCACGGAGGAGGGTGTGCACTTCCGTTCGCCGGTCGACGGCAGTCCGGTCTTTCTGAGCCCGGAGATTTCCATGCAGGTCCAGCGCACGCTCGGCTCCGACATCGTCATGATCTTCGACGAGTGCACGCCCTATCCGGCCGACGAGACGCAGGCCCGGACCTCGATGGCGCTCTCGCTGCGCTGGGCCGCACGCTCGCGCGAGGCACACGGCGAGAATCCCTCGGCCCTCTTCGGCATCGTCCAGGGCGGCATGCACGAGGGACCGCGGGCCGAATCGTTGGACGGGCTTATGACCATTGGTTTCGACGGGTATGCCGTGGGCGGGTTGTCGGTCGGCGAAACCGAGGCCGAGCGACTGCGCATCCTCGATTTTCTCGCCGACAAGCTGCCGGCGGATCGGCCGCGTTACCTGATGGGCGTAGGAACGCCGGAGGACATCGTCGCTGCGGTCGGGCGCGGCATCGACATGTTCGACTGTGTCATGCCGACCCGCAACGCGCGCAACGGCGACCTCTTTACGCACCAAGGCAAGGTCCGGATCCGCAACGCAGCGCATCGCACCGACGAGGGGCCGGTGGATCCGCTCTGCGACTGCTACTGCTGCCGCCATTACAGCCGCGCCTACCTGCATCACCTGGACAAGTGCAAGGAGATCCTCGGCGCGCGTCTCCAGACGATCCACAATCTCCACTATTATCAGACCCTGATGCGTGGGCTGCGCGAGGCCATCGCTGCAGGCCGCTACGGCGCCTTCGTGAGCGAGTTCGAGGCGCTGCGGGCAACACCTGCTCCGGCTTGA
- the yajC gene encoding preprotein translocase subunit YajC: MSFLISDAVAQGEAAAGAGDPFLALLPLVLFAVVFYFLLIRPQSKRQKEHRKMVESLAKGDEVVTMGGIAGRIADIGDNFALLDIADGVAVKIRRSSVESVMPKGTLKDL; the protein is encoded by the coding sequence ATGAGCTTCCTGATCTCAGATGCCGTCGCTCAAGGCGAGGCCGCTGCCGGTGCGGGTGACCCCTTTTTGGCACTGCTCCCGCTGGTGCTCTTTGCGGTCGTCTTTTATTTTCTCCTCATCCGTCCGCAGTCCAAGCGCCAGAAGGAGCACCGCAAGATGGTGGAGTCCTTGGCGAAGGGCGACGAGGTCGTGACGATGGGCGGCATTGCCGGGCGTATCGCCGACATCGGGGACAACTTTGCGCTGCTCGACATCGCCGACGGTGTCGCGGTGAAGATCCGGCGCAGCTCGGTCGAGTCCGTGATGCCGAAAGGAACGCTGAAAGACCTGTAA
- the secD gene encoding protein translocase subunit SecD codes for MNQYPLWKNLLILGVILGALLLAVPNLFSQDPSIEITAARGSEVTEASLAEVRAALETAGVPVKDVEPREGGKLLVRFPSSADQLAGQDAIERALSERYRTALTLSADLPGWVRFLGLNPMSMGLDLRGGIHVVIDVDMEAALDQALERYVGDIRTELRDRKIRYLTVAREGSRILIKFNDAAMRDDAERALKSEFRDLAIQPLDEGGHFVIAASLPPAQQEQIRSFALQQNITTLRNRVNALGVAEPSIARQGDRRIVVQLPGAQDPGRLKELLGATATLEYRLVDTEHSVADALDGRVPVGSRLYRERDGKPILLNRRVIVTGDQITDASAGFDSQSGSPAVFVNLDGQGARRMRTMTTENVGKPMAVVFIENVTTTEIVDGEAVKRTRKVEEVISVATIREPFGRRFQTTGLDSSNEAHNLALLLRSGALAAPIQIVEERTIGPSLGQDNIDQGFTSVMVGLALVLLFMALYYRVFGLVANVVLVANVIMIVAVLSMLQATLTLPGIAGIVLTVGMAVDANVLIYERIREEIRNGSTPQASIHAGYDKALSSIVDANVTTLIAAIVLFSFGTGPIKGFAVTLVIGILTSLFTALYGSRALINLIYGGRRVKKLAI; via the coding sequence ATGAATCAATACCCCTTGTGGAAGAATCTCCTGATCTTGGGCGTCATCCTCGGCGCCTTGCTCCTTGCCGTTCCGAATCTCTTCTCTCAGGACCCGTCGATCGAGATCACCGCGGCGCGCGGCTCCGAGGTGACCGAGGCCAGTCTTGCCGAGGTGCGAGCGGCACTGGAAACCGCCGGTGTCCCCGTGAAGGATGTCGAGCCGCGCGAAGGCGGTAAGCTGTTGGTGCGTTTCCCCTCCTCGGCCGATCAGTTGGCCGGGCAGGATGCGATCGAACGGGCCCTCTCCGAGCGATACCGCACCGCGCTGACACTCTCGGCGGATCTGCCCGGCTGGGTGCGGTTTCTCGGTCTCAACCCCATGTCGATGGGTCTCGATCTGCGCGGCGGCATCCATGTCGTGATCGACGTGGATATGGAGGCTGCACTCGACCAGGCGCTCGAGCGCTATGTCGGCGACATCCGCACAGAGCTGCGCGATCGCAAGATCCGCTACCTGACCGTCGCACGCGAGGGCTCGCGCATCCTGATCAAGTTCAACGATGCTGCGATGCGCGACGATGCCGAACGGGCGTTGAAAAGTGAGTTCCGCGATCTCGCCATCCAGCCCCTCGATGAAGGAGGCCATTTCGTCATCGCGGCGAGCCTCCCGCCGGCCCAGCAGGAGCAGATCCGCTCCTTCGCGCTGCAGCAGAACATCACCACCCTGCGCAACCGTGTCAATGCACTCGGCGTGGCCGAGCCCAGCATCGCGCGCCAAGGTGATCGCCGTATCGTGGTCCAGCTGCCCGGTGCGCAGGATCCGGGGCGCCTGAAGGAGCTGCTCGGTGCAACCGCGACCCTCGAATATCGCCTCGTCGACACCGAGCACAGCGTCGCCGATGCCCTCGACGGCCGTGTTCCCGTCGGCAGCCGGCTCTACCGCGAGCGTGACGGCAAGCCGATCCTCCTCAACCGGCGCGTGATCGTCACGGGCGACCAGATCACCGATGCCTCCGCCGGTTTCGACAGCCAGAGCGGCAGTCCCGCAGTCTTCGTGAATCTCGACGGTCAGGGCGCGCGGCGGATGCGGACCATGACGACCGAGAACGTGGGCAAGCCGATGGCCGTGGTCTTCATCGAGAACGTCACCACCACCGAGATCGTCGACGGGGAGGCCGTGAAGCGCACCCGCAAGGTCGAAGAGGTGATCAGTGTGGCGACCATCCGTGAGCCCTTCGGACGCCGTTTCCAGACCACCGGATTGGACAGCAGCAACGAGGCGCATAACCTCGCGCTCTTGCTGCGCTCCGGAGCCTTGGCGGCCCCGATCCAGATCGTCGAGGAGCGCACCATCGGTCCCAGCCTCGGCCAGGACAATATTGACCAGGGCTTCACGTCCGTCATGGTGGGTTTGGCGCTGGTCCTGCTCTTCATGGCGCTCTATTACCGCGTCTTCGGTTTGGTGGCAAACGTTGTCCTGGTCGCCAACGTGATCATGATCGTCGCGGTTCTGTCCATGTTGCAGGCGACCCTGACCTTGCCCGGAATCGCCGGAATCGTCTTGACCGTCGGTATGGCGGTCGATGCCAACGTGCTCATCTACGAGCGAATACGCGAGGAGATCCGTAACGGAAGCACCCCGCAGGCAAGTATCCATGCGGGGTATGACAAGGCACTCTCGAGTATCGTCGACGCGAACGTGACGACTCTCATTGCCGCTATCGTGTTGTTCAGTTTCGGGACGGGGCCGATCAAGGGATTTGCCGTGACGCTGGTCATCGGCATCTTGACCTCGCTGTTTACCGCCCTCTACGGCTCGCGTGCACTGATCAATCTGATCTACGGCGGACGGCGCGTGAAGAAGTTGGCCATTTGA
- the secF gene encoding protein translocase subunit SecF produces MRDLSVINELNIDFMGMRRPWVIVSGVLMVIFILSMLIRGFNLGLDFTGGTVLEVGYQNPAELSDVRAALEAKGFTGATIQHFGALTDVLIRLAPQEGEEASAQLSEEVFTALSEAVGGQVELRRVEFVGPQVGEELREQGGLAVLFALIGILIYVALRFEWRFAVGAIAATMHDALFVVGVFSLLQIQFDLTVLAAVLAVIGYSLNDTIVIFDRVRESFRRIRKGTVLEITNLAINQTMSRTIITSGTTLLVLLSLYIFGGEALSGFSLALIIGVFVGTYSTVFIATATVIMLGVSRADLLPVPKEGAEAGNTLP; encoded by the coding sequence ATGAGAGACCTGAGTGTCATCAACGAGCTGAATATCGACTTCATGGGCATGCGCCGACCATGGGTCATCGTGTCCGGTGTGTTGATGGTGATCTTTATCCTGTCGATGCTGATACGCGGGTTCAACCTCGGTCTGGACTTCACCGGCGGTACCGTTCTCGAGGTGGGCTACCAAAACCCTGCCGAGCTGAGCGATGTGCGCGCCGCCCTCGAAGCCAAAGGTTTTACAGGGGCAACCATTCAGCATTTCGGTGCCCTCACCGACGTTCTGATCCGGCTCGCACCGCAGGAGGGCGAAGAGGCCAGCGCGCAATTGAGCGAGGAGGTCTTCACGGCGCTCAGCGAAGCTGTCGGGGGACAGGTCGAGCTGCGTCGCGTCGAGTTCGTCGGCCCGCAAGTCGGCGAGGAGCTTCGTGAGCAAGGTGGCCTGGCGGTTCTCTTCGCGCTCATCGGCATCCTGATCTACGTGGCCTTGCGCTTCGAGTGGCGCTTCGCCGTCGGCGCCATCGCGGCCACCATGCACGATGCACTTTTTGTTGTCGGGGTTTTTTCCCTCTTGCAGATCCAGTTTGATCTGACGGTCCTGGCGGCGGTTCTCGCGGTCATCGGGTACTCGCTGAACGATACCATCGTCATATTCGATCGCGTCCGTGAGAGTTTTCGCAGGATCCGCAAGGGAACGGTGCTTGAGATCACCAACCTAGCGATCAACCAGACCATGTCGAGGACCATCATTACCTCCGGCACGACCCTGCTTGTTCTCCTTTCACTGTACATCTTCGGCGGCGAGGCGCTCAGCGGCTTCTCGCTTGCGCTGATCATCGGGGTCTTTGTCGGGACCTACTCCACCGTTTTCATCGCCACCGCCACGGTGATCATGCTCGGGGTGAGTCGCGCCGATCTCCTTCCGGTTCCCAAGGAGGGCGCCGAGGCCGGCAATACCCTGCCTTAG